A single Thermosynechococcus vestitus BP-1 DNA region contains:
- a CDS encoding LapA family protein, whose translation MRQLNFLMIFVIGLGLVLFSIQNTEPVSIKFFEGKVIQAPLCIELIIAMGIGAVFAWVFNVWVQVQRLFTIRVEMEARDEQIAHLEQDVERYKAALEEQQRLLPSVSSASTEK comes from the coding sequence ATGCGACAACTGAACTTCTTGATGATATTTGTCATTGGCTTGGGCTTAGTTCTCTTTAGTATTCAAAATACTGAACCCGTTAGTATCAAGTTCTTTGAAGGGAAAGTCATTCAAGCGCCATTGTGCATTGAACTCATTATAGCGATGGGCATTGGTGCCGTCTTTGCCTGGGTCTTTAACGTCTGGGTACAGGTACAGCGCCTCTTTACAATTCGGGTGGAAATGGAAGCCCGCGATGAACAAATTGCCCACCTTGAGCAGGATGTGGAACGCTATAAAGCTGCCCTTGAGGAGCAACAACGCCTCTTGCCCAGTGTCAGCAGCGCCTCGACGGAAAAGTAG
- a CDS encoding DUF4278 domain-containing protein: protein MKTTLTYRGVQYDYVPPAVLTEATDVVAKYRGWNYHCTHAVNPPAQPVRDLIYRGVAYRTGQAEAVNTTATAAANTASEVNMPALDLNQLSRVILTYHHQVIKNREQSLLTRMIAQMGLPAAAGHYWNQIQGKIKPHIWTSYDRSPATMS, encoded by the coding sequence ATGAAAACCACACTTACCTATCGCGGCGTTCAATACGATTACGTTCCTCCGGCAGTACTCACCGAAGCAACCGATGTGGTGGCCAAATATCGGGGTTGGAATTACCACTGTACCCACGCAGTGAATCCCCCGGCTCAACCAGTGCGGGATCTCATCTATCGCGGCGTGGCCTATCGTACTGGTCAAGCAGAAGCCGTGAATACGACGGCAACTGCTGCTGCCAACACAGCCTCTGAAGTGAATATGCCAGCGCTTGATCTCAATCAACTGTCGCGGGTTATTCTCACCTATCACCACCAGGTGATCAAAAACCGCGAACAATCCCTCCTGACACGGATGATTGCCCAAATGGGATTACCTGCGGCTGCAGGTCACTATTGGAACCAAATTCAAGGCAAAATTAAACCCCATATTTGGACAAGCTACGATCGCAGTCCTGCCACAATGAGCTAG
- a CDS encoding aldose epimerase, which translates to MVMPYTLHAERTRVEVIPERGGLISRWQWQGHELLYLDRERFANPQFSVRGGIPLLFPICGNLPEDAFHDNGQTYHLKQHGFARDLPWQVLDQRQHVLKLGLQDTPATRQVYPFAFHLTLTYTLAADALAIALEVANPGDIPLPFSFGLHPYFAVADKHQLQFDLPIHAMVDQKTQQPLTFSGTFDWSAAELDWACRPLTGQVARVFDLQQQYCLTLRYDTAFTTLVFWTVQGKPYYCLEPWTAPRNALNTGVDLLHVPPQKHLTLGVEIAVAPL; encoded by the coding sequence ATGGTAATGCCCTATACTCTCCATGCCGAACGTACTCGCGTTGAGGTAATCCCAGAGCGCGGTGGCCTCATTAGTCGCTGGCAGTGGCAAGGCCATGAGCTGCTGTACTTAGATCGGGAGCGCTTTGCCAACCCTCAGTTCAGCGTGCGCGGCGGTATTCCCCTCCTGTTTCCTATTTGTGGCAATTTGCCCGAGGATGCATTTCACGACAATGGCCAAACCTACCACCTCAAGCAGCACGGCTTTGCCCGGGACTTGCCATGGCAGGTGCTCGATCAGCGGCAACATGTCTTGAAACTGGGATTGCAAGATACCCCAGCCACGCGCCAAGTCTATCCCTTTGCCTTTCATCTGACCTTAACCTATACCCTTGCTGCTGATGCCTTGGCGATCGCCCTTGAGGTGGCTAACCCCGGTGACATCCCCTTGCCCTTTAGCTTTGGCTTGCATCCCTACTTTGCCGTTGCTGACAAGCACCAATTGCAGTTCGACTTGCCGATCCATGCCATGGTGGATCAAAAAACCCAACAACCCCTGACCTTTAGCGGCACGTTTGACTGGAGTGCAGCAGAACTCGATTGGGCCTGTCGCCCGCTCACGGGTCAAGTGGCTCGCGTCTTTGACCTGCAACAACAGTACTGCCTGACGCTCCGCTACGATACAGCGTTTACAACCCTCGTCTTTTGGACGGTTCAGGGGAAACCCTACTACTGTCTAGAGCCTTGGACTGCCCCCCGCAATGCATTGAATACGGGGGTGGATCTACTGCACGTGCCACCCCAGAAGCACCTGACCCTTGGCGTTGAGATTGCTGTTGCTCCCCTTTAG
- a CDS encoding response regulator, giving the protein MTTDLFNSGAGRILIVDDTPENVEVLTTLLQLEGYDVRGAISGQMALMGIEAEPPDVILLDIMMPDMDGYELCQTLKQNPKTKHIPIIFISALDDVFDKVKAFEIGGADYITKPFQQAEVLARVKNQLTIALLQRKLRQKNALLQKQNQQLQEIAEERRELVASLQAAQEQYRQMFEEAVVGIYQSSPEGVYFKVNNALARIYGYADAEDWLADIEHHNQRPYVDDSSWQKFQQQIQSRGVVRNLVSKVYRADQTITTICECARPVKSEDGQLLYYEGFVFELPTRNP; this is encoded by the coding sequence ATGACCACCGACCTCTTTAACTCAGGGGCTGGTCGCATTTTAATTGTCGATGATACCCCCGAAAATGTTGAAGTTTTAACAACCCTGCTGCAACTGGAAGGCTACGATGTGCGTGGCGCCATCAGCGGCCAAATGGCACTCATGGGTATTGAAGCAGAACCTCCAGATGTCATCTTGCTGGACATCATGATGCCCGATATGGATGGCTATGAGCTCTGTCAAACCCTCAAGCAAAATCCCAAGACCAAGCATATCCCCATTATTTTCATTAGTGCCTTGGATGATGTATTTGACAAGGTCAAGGCCTTTGAAATAGGTGGCGCTGACTACATCACCAAACCCTTTCAGCAGGCGGAAGTGCTGGCACGGGTGAAAAATCAGTTGACGATCGCCCTCCTACAGCGGAAGCTACGGCAAAAGAATGCTCTCTTGCAAAAGCAAAACCAGCAGTTGCAGGAAATTGCAGAAGAGCGCCGTGAATTGGTGGCCTCACTGCAAGCAGCGCAAGAACAGTATCGCCAAATGTTTGAGGAGGCGGTGGTGGGAATTTACCAAAGTTCTCCCGAGGGGGTTTACTTCAAAGTGAACAATGCCCTAGCGCGCATCTATGGCTATGCCGATGCTGAAGACTGGTTAGCGGATATTGAGCACCACAACCAACGCCCCTACGTGGATGACAGCAGTTGGCAGAAGTTCCAGCAACAAATTCAAAGCCGGGGCGTCGTGCGCAATTTAGTTTCCAAGGTGTATCGTGCTGACCAAACAATCACCACCATCTGCGAATGCGCTCGCCCTGTCAAAAGTGAGGACGGCCAACTCCTGTACTATGAGGGCTTTGTCTTTGAACTGCCCACCCGCAATCCATGA
- a CDS encoding DUF3598 family protein → MTTNWDNFRKNLGEWQGSFTAVSPTGELGASVPSILILAETADGQRVRFELRRFGNGLDQPPTSETVQEYSTIGRQNVFFATGAFSKGSLQVAPFAEFGAEYGFVMGDRRLRFVQLFNKNQQLQSMTLIREFRAHSNAVERPPLTVDQLLGEWRGTAYTVYADWRSPTETPTQLSLWREGDRLYQRLQTPDHEVKTTATITGSRLLFSDTDQPKQLVLLPDGTSSLTPLQVSFRQPFFVEVGWLWAEGQRQRLIRTYGDRGEWVSATLVVEERIS, encoded by the coding sequence ATGACAACAAACTGGGACAATTTTCGCAAAAACCTTGGGGAATGGCAGGGCTCCTTTACGGCGGTCAGCCCGACGGGGGAACTGGGGGCCTCGGTGCCTTCTATTTTGATCCTTGCCGAGACTGCCGATGGCCAGCGGGTGCGTTTTGAACTACGACGCTTTGGCAATGGCCTCGATCAGCCCCCCACTAGTGAAACGGTCCAAGAGTACAGTACCATTGGCCGCCAAAATGTGTTTTTCGCAACGGGGGCATTTTCTAAGGGATCGTTGCAGGTGGCCCCCTTTGCTGAGTTTGGCGCAGAGTATGGCTTTGTTATGGGCGATCGCCGACTGCGGTTTGTGCAGCTCTTTAACAAAAATCAGCAGTTACAGTCCATGACCTTGATTCGGGAGTTTCGTGCCCACAGTAATGCCGTGGAACGTCCGCCCTTAACTGTGGATCAGCTCCTTGGCGAGTGGCGCGGCACCGCCTACACCGTCTATGCCGACTGGCGATCGCCCACGGAAACTCCCACCCAGCTTAGCCTTTGGCGCGAGGGCGATCGGCTCTACCAACGGCTGCAAACCCCCGACCACGAGGTGAAAACAACGGCCACGATTACTGGTTCACGGCTCCTGTTTAGCGACACGGATCAACCTAAGCAGCTTGTACTGCTCCCCGATGGCACCTCTAGCCTCACGCCCCTACAGGTGTCCTTTCGGCAGCCCTTCTTTGTTGAGGTGGGTTGGCTGTGGGCAGAGGGTCAGCGGCAGCGCCTCATTCGTACCTATGGCGATCGCGGTGAATGGGTCAGTGCCACCCTCGTTGTCGAAGAACGGATAAGCTAA
- the trpE gene encoding anthranilate synthase component I → MYPDFQTFCQLAEQGNFIPLYEEWVADMDTPVSAWYRVCRDRPYNFLLESVEGGEQLARYSLLSCDPLWVLETRGNQTTQTHRDGSVTRFTGNPFTILANCLAPYQPVKLAQLPGGIGGLFGFWGYELIQWIEPRVPIHPATARDLPDGVWMQVDQILIFDQVKRKIWAVVYADTRETDLKTAYTHASDRLERLLRKLQTRIPPEATQLHWQPSRQIPSYTSNITSEAFRTNVARAKDYIRAGDIFQVVLSQRLSATYRGDPFALYRSLRLINPSPYMAYFQFGTWQIIGSSPEVMVKAEHHPENAGSLLATVRPIAGTRQRGHTYTEDQQLAAELLADTKEVAEHVMLVDLGRNDLGRVCRQGSVSVEAFMVIERYSHVMHIVSNVVGELLPDKTAWDLLQACFPAGTVSGAPKIRAMEIIYELEGCRRGPYSGAYGYYDFEGQLNTAIAIRTMVVQPLTDHQHLIHVQAGAGIVADSDPQREYEETLNKARGLLEAISALTTKP, encoded by the coding sequence ATGTACCCCGATTTTCAGACTTTTTGTCAGCTTGCCGAGCAGGGTAACTTTATCCCCCTCTATGAGGAGTGGGTGGCGGATATGGATACACCTGTGTCGGCTTGGTATCGGGTCTGTCGCGATCGCCCCTACAACTTTTTGCTCGAGTCCGTCGAGGGAGGCGAACAACTGGCCCGCTACAGTCTCCTCAGTTGTGATCCCCTGTGGGTACTGGAAACCCGCGGCAACCAAACCACCCAAACCCATCGCGATGGGTCAGTTACCAGGTTTACCGGCAATCCCTTCACCATTTTGGCCAACTGCCTTGCACCCTATCAGCCGGTGAAGCTAGCGCAACTGCCGGGGGGCATTGGTGGTCTTTTTGGTTTTTGGGGCTATGAACTGATTCAGTGGATTGAGCCACGGGTTCCCATTCATCCTGCCACGGCAAGGGATTTGCCTGACGGGGTGTGGATGCAGGTGGATCAAATCCTGATTTTTGATCAGGTGAAGCGAAAAATCTGGGCGGTGGTCTATGCCGATACCCGTGAGACGGACTTGAAAACAGCCTATACCCACGCGAGCGATCGCCTAGAGCGGCTTTTGCGTAAACTGCAAACCCGTATTCCCCCTGAGGCCACTCAGCTCCATTGGCAACCCAGTCGTCAGATCCCCAGTTACACTAGCAACATTACCTCCGAAGCCTTCCGTACCAATGTGGCGCGCGCTAAGGACTATATTCGTGCGGGGGATATTTTCCAAGTCGTTCTCTCCCAACGCCTCAGTGCCACCTACCGCGGCGATCCCTTTGCCCTCTATCGCTCCTTGCGCCTGATTAACCCTTCCCCCTACATGGCCTACTTTCAATTTGGCACGTGGCAGATCATTGGCTCTAGTCCAGAGGTCATGGTTAAAGCCGAGCACCATCCTGAAAACGCTGGCTCTCTCCTTGCGACTGTGCGTCCTATTGCCGGTACTCGCCAGCGGGGGCACACCTACACCGAAGATCAGCAGCTTGCCGCAGAACTCCTTGCCGATACCAAAGAAGTGGCCGAACACGTCATGCTGGTTGATTTGGGGCGCAATGATTTGGGGCGCGTGTGTCGTCAGGGGAGTGTCAGCGTTGAAGCCTTTATGGTGATTGAGCGCTATTCCCATGTCATGCACATTGTCAGTAATGTGGTGGGTGAACTATTGCCTGATAAAACGGCATGGGACTTACTCCAAGCCTGTTTCCCCGCTGGTACAGTCAGTGGTGCCCCCAAAATTCGTGCCATGGAAATTATCTATGAATTGGAGGGTTGCCGCCGTGGCCCCTACTCCGGTGCCTATGGTTACTATGACTTTGAAGGTCAACTCAATACAGCGATCGCCATTCGCACAATGGTGGTGCAACCCCTGACGGACCATCAACATCTGATTCATGTGCAAGCGGGTGCTGGTATTGTTGCCGACTCCGATCCGCAGCGGGAATACGAAGAAACCCTCAACAAAGCACGGGGGCTGTTGGAAGCGATTTCTGCCCTGACAACAAAACCTTAA
- a CDS encoding Crp/Fnr family transcriptional regulator translates to MANVSTAAVTPPVDGRWRSSLRVHTFSSGDSIWMEPERIWLVSRGVVLLNLLHPDGEEVVVGLATPGTAFGLPLTSLMAYQAKALSKTELMLFTLVEVESSPNLTQSLVRGLARRLRQAEGLLGITSHRRIEERLRHLLLLLKQEIGEPHPLGTRYRVRLTHQQLATAIGTSRVTMTRLLGKLRQERWLTYDRDRHIILTHAPGI, encoded by the coding sequence ATGGCAAACGTCTCCACCGCTGCAGTCACTCCTCCTGTGGATGGACGCTGGCGCTCCTCCTTGCGGGTGCACACGTTTAGCAGCGGGGACAGCATCTGGATGGAGCCAGAACGCATTTGGCTAGTGAGCCGCGGTGTCGTCCTCTTGAATCTGCTGCACCCCGATGGTGAAGAGGTGGTGGTGGGACTGGCTACACCAGGTACTGCTTTTGGTTTACCGTTGACCAGTTTAATGGCCTACCAAGCCAAGGCCCTTTCCAAGACAGAACTGATGCTCTTTACGCTGGTGGAGGTGGAATCCTCGCCCAACTTGACCCAAAGCCTTGTACGGGGTCTAGCTCGTCGCCTACGGCAAGCGGAAGGTCTCTTAGGAATTACTAGTCATCGCCGCATTGAGGAGCGATTACGCCATTTACTGCTGCTGTTAAAGCAAGAAATTGGTGAACCTCATCCCCTGGGTACACGCTACCGTGTCCGCCTCACCCATCAGCAACTGGCAACCGCCATCGGTACGAGTCGGGTGACCATGACCCGCCTTCTGGGCAAGCTGCGGCAGGAACGTTGGCTCACCTACGATCGCGATCGCCACATTATCCTCACCCACGCCCCTGGGATTTAA
- the lnt gene encoding apolipoprotein N-acyltransferase, whose protein sequence is MWRLPPKSNANAKVLSRWLLFVGLGIAGWGTQLALPPVSGWFLAFVGIVPLWWQCQVLAPLWAAIAGLCWGWGFYGSSLVWVWDLHPLTWIGIDPVPSWLISRGIWLCLSSWGAVLSGSWALLMARYGVRRSAPWQLLWGVTLWCALEALWSHSPLWWISLSLTQSPGGLVQLGRLAGPTTITAVVMTVNGLVTLSLRQQKWARVGLAMTLVAAIALNGVLSVRVMADRGEPLRVGLIQGNIPTREKLTPEGIRRAWQVYLQGYHQLVSWGVDAVLTPEGALPILWQPQQMNPITEAVREAGVPLWLGTFMETAGGSHQVLLSLDGNGEIDSHYGKVNLVPLGEYIPPWLGGVVQRLSTLRSPLIPGDPEQVFTTPWGNAVVLICFESAFSHRSRWQLVHGGQFILSVANDDPYHRQLMTQHHGHDVLRAVEGDRWLVRCTNTGLSAVIAPTGETLWLSKADEFVIYAATIFRRQTETLYTRYGDWLLPLLLGMLSLSVLRQRGWH, encoded by the coding sequence ATGTGGCGCCTTCCCCCAAAGAGCAACGCAAACGCCAAAGTATTGTCTAGGTGGCTGCTGTTTGTTGGTTTAGGCATCGCGGGTTGGGGAACGCAGTTGGCGCTACCACCAGTGAGTGGATGGTTCCTAGCCTTTGTGGGGATTGTCCCCCTGTGGTGGCAGTGTCAGGTTTTAGCGCCGCTGTGGGCAGCGATCGCTGGGCTGTGTTGGGGTTGGGGGTTCTATGGCAGTAGCCTAGTCTGGGTGTGGGATTTGCATCCCCTCACCTGGATTGGCATTGACCCAGTGCCCAGTTGGCTGATCTCGCGCGGGATTTGGCTGTGTCTCAGCAGTTGGGGAGCAGTTCTGAGTGGGAGTTGGGCGTTGTTGATGGCGCGCTATGGGGTGCGGCGATCCGCGCCTTGGCAACTCCTGTGGGGTGTCACCCTGTGGTGTGCCCTTGAAGCCCTCTGGAGCCATTCACCGCTGTGGTGGATTAGTTTATCCCTGACCCAAAGCCCAGGGGGACTCGTTCAACTGGGTCGTCTGGCGGGGCCAACCACAATCACCGCAGTCGTCATGACGGTGAATGGCCTCGTCACCCTGAGTCTGCGGCAGCAAAAATGGGCAAGGGTAGGGCTGGCTATGACGCTGGTGGCAGCGATCGCCCTGAATGGGGTTCTCAGTGTTAGGGTAATGGCGGATCGCGGGGAACCGCTGCGGGTGGGTTTGATCCAAGGCAATATCCCCACACGGGAAAAGCTAACTCCAGAGGGTATTCGCCGCGCCTGGCAAGTCTATTTGCAGGGCTATCACCAACTGGTCAGTTGGGGCGTTGATGCCGTCTTGACCCCAGAGGGGGCCCTGCCTATTCTCTGGCAACCGCAGCAAATGAATCCCATCACTGAGGCGGTGCGGGAGGCGGGTGTGCCCCTGTGGTTAGGAACATTTATGGAGACGGCGGGGGGGTCTCATCAGGTGCTCCTGAGCCTCGATGGCAACGGTGAGATTGACAGTCACTATGGAAAAGTGAATCTTGTCCCATTGGGGGAATATATTCCCCCTTGGTTGGGGGGGGTGGTGCAGCGGTTATCCACGTTGCGATCGCCCCTGATTCCCGGAGATCCTGAGCAGGTCTTTACCACCCCTTGGGGGAATGCGGTTGTCCTGATTTGCTTTGAATCCGCCTTTTCCCACCGCAGTCGCTGGCAACTGGTTCATGGGGGGCAGTTTATCCTCAGTGTTGCCAACGATGATCCCTACCATCGCCAACTCATGACCCAGCACCACGGCCATGATGTGTTGCGCGCCGTCGAAGGCGATCGCTGGCTAGTGCGCTGCACCAATACGGGCCTTTCCGCTGTGATTGCGCCTACGGGGGAAACCCTGTGGCTCTCAAAGGCCGACGAGTTTGTGATTTATGCCGCAACGATTTTCCGGCGGCAGACCGAGACCCTCTACACCCGCTACGGGGATTGGTTGCTCCCCCTCTTACTGGGGATGCTTAGCTTATCCGTTCTTCGACAACGAGGGTGGCACTGA
- a CDS encoding DNA double-strand break repair nuclease NurA, producing the protein MLDLVKVAAQMGTVGQLIRQGAIANQQKQTRALAVLTAMAENLEHYRQALQEWGESFPFNAAEPLESLTVKHTVPPAPRAHTIFATDGSQIAPSHHEIAYCYLINVGRVAIAYGQSQRPHLDSVPQLVYDPDELERSRGWGLTIEDWLRYRRTQAEMLALVELLHTQHAKAPSLALVDGSLIFWAWESLPSMVREELLRPILAAWDQLRAKRVPLVGYVSASRSHETVNFLRLGVCPYPEPNCALHCGQGSSTVLEVTRDRPPCHVFDALRDVLLWQAHLAPQQHSSLWRSRSRILEHYGAHHIYVAYLHGGSEVVRLEVPQWVAQDADLWQRAVSLTAAQIQKGRGYPVALAEAHNLAVVRGSDRQRFFALLERELIKAGHWHVAPSPKEQRKRQSIV; encoded by the coding sequence GTGTTGGACTTGGTAAAAGTGGCTGCTCAAATGGGAACGGTGGGTCAACTAATCCGCCAAGGGGCGATCGCTAACCAACAAAAACAAACCCGTGCCCTCGCAGTCCTCACAGCAATGGCAGAAAATCTAGAACACTATCGCCAAGCCCTCCAGGAGTGGGGCGAGTCCTTTCCCTTTAATGCGGCTGAACCCCTTGAGTCGCTGACGGTAAAGCACACTGTACCCCCTGCCCCAAGGGCGCACACGATTTTTGCTACCGATGGTTCGCAAATTGCCCCCAGTCACCACGAAATTGCCTATTGTTACTTGATCAATGTGGGACGGGTGGCGATCGCCTACGGTCAAAGCCAGCGCCCTCATTTAGATAGCGTACCGCAGTTGGTATATGACCCCGATGAATTGGAGCGATCGCGGGGCTGGGGACTCACCATAGAGGATTGGTTACGTTACCGCCGCACCCAAGCGGAAATGCTTGCCCTTGTTGAACTCCTTCACACTCAACATGCGAAAGCCCCCAGCTTAGCCCTCGTGGATGGTTCACTCATTTTCTGGGCATGGGAATCCCTGCCGTCAATGGTGCGCGAGGAATTGTTGAGGCCAATCTTAGCTGCTTGGGATCAATTGCGAGCGAAGCGAGTCCCCCTGGTGGGGTATGTCAGTGCCTCCCGCAGTCATGAAACGGTGAATTTTCTGCGCTTGGGGGTTTGTCCCTACCCTGAACCCAACTGTGCCCTCCACTGTGGTCAGGGCAGTTCAACTGTCCTCGAGGTCACGCGCGATCGCCCCCCTTGTCACGTCTTTGATGCCCTGCGGGATGTGCTCCTCTGGCAAGCCCACTTAGCACCGCAACAGCATAGTTCCCTCTGGCGTAGCCGCAGCCGCATTTTGGAGCACTACGGCGCACATCACATCTACGTTGCCTACCTCCACGGTGGCTCGGAGGTGGTGCGTTTGGAAGTTCCCCAATGGGTAGCCCAGGATGCAGACCTATGGCAACGGGCGGTCTCGTTGACGGCAGCACAAATTCAAAAAGGCCGGGGTTACCCTGTGGCCTTGGCAGAAGCCCACAATTTAGCCGTTGTGCGCGGCAGCGATCGCCAGCGCTTTTTTGCTTTACTAGAGCGGGAGCTGATTAAGGCAGGACACTGGCATGTGGCGCCTTCCCCCAAAGAGCAACGCAAACGCCAAAGTATTGTCTAG
- the gcvH gene encoding glycine cleavage system protein GcvH produces the protein MTLTYPEDLQYLDSHEYLRLEGDTATLGISAFAVDQLGDIVFVELPAVGDALEPGERFGTIESVKAVEDLYAPLGGTVIAVNQAVIDNPEQIAADPYGEGWLVKVQVSTLPTGLLSAADYRALVEGS, from the coding sequence ATGACACTCACCTATCCTGAGGACCTGCAATATCTTGACAGCCATGAGTACCTGCGCCTTGAGGGCGACACGGCTACCCTCGGCATTAGTGCCTTTGCTGTGGATCAACTGGGGGATATCGTCTTTGTCGAGTTGCCTGCCGTTGGCGATGCCCTAGAACCCGGCGAACGCTTTGGCACAATTGAATCGGTCAAGGCCGTTGAGGATCTCTATGCGCCCCTTGGGGGAACCGTCATTGCCGTTAATCAAGCCGTCATTGACAACCCTGAGCAAATTGCCGCAGATCCCTATGGTGAGGGGTGGTTGGTGAAGGTGCAAGTCAGTACCCTCCCTACGGGACTCCTCTCAGCAGCGGATTATCGTGCCCTAGTGGAAGGATCGTAG
- a CDS encoding FAD-binding oxidoreductase, whose product MKQTLTALLGEAAVHPIAELGDRAPHLRPYLPEHALLVTPPTPEAGAEVIACAQRQGWRVLPIGAGTKLNWLGNIPQADLLLRTTAWHRLIDHAAADMTVTTQVGIPWQRLQQQLATAGQWIAADPLFQETATLGGCLATCSNGTLRQRYGSWRDQLLGVKFIRSDGQIVKAGGRVVKNVAGYDLMKLLIGSYGTLGILTEVTLRVYPLPDAVQIWQLRGEVSALASGLAALLRSSLAPARCVLRLEGTGALFLALEFHTLREVLASGTLGDRLSQIAQTHDLQLEAAAPLGMTLNPTPDQVILKIGVPLQEMLPTLSQLQQLARELACECRGEMSAGVGYAYLHGQEDNLRQLILRLRQGLPRGYVTLLAAPLSLKGQLDPWDYRGNALELMRNLKQQLDAKGVFGTGVFVGNL is encoded by the coding sequence ATGAAGCAAACCCTAACCGCACTCTTGGGGGAGGCTGCTGTTCATCCTATTGCTGAATTGGGCGATCGCGCCCCCCACCTGCGTCCCTATCTGCCTGAGCATGCCCTGCTGGTGACTCCCCCCACCCCAGAAGCCGGGGCAGAGGTGATTGCCTGTGCCCAACGGCAAGGCTGGCGAGTACTGCCCATTGGAGCAGGAACAAAACTCAACTGGCTCGGCAACATCCCCCAGGCAGATCTTTTGCTGCGGACAACGGCGTGGCACAGGCTCATTGATCATGCGGCTGCCGATATGACCGTCACCACCCAAGTCGGCATCCCCTGGCAACGCCTTCAGCAACAACTGGCAACGGCAGGGCAATGGATTGCGGCAGACCCTCTCTTTCAGGAAACGGCTACCCTTGGCGGCTGCTTGGCCACCTGCAGTAATGGTACCCTGCGCCAGCGCTACGGGTCATGGCGCGATCAGTTATTGGGGGTCAAGTTCATTCGCAGTGATGGCCAAATCGTCAAAGCTGGGGGGCGAGTGGTGAAAAATGTTGCTGGCTATGACCTGATGAAGCTGCTCATCGGTAGCTATGGCACGCTGGGAATCCTCACAGAAGTGACGTTGCGGGTCTATCCCCTGCCGGATGCGGTACAAATTTGGCAGTTGCGGGGAGAGGTCTCTGCCTTGGCCAGTGGATTGGCGGCCCTTTTAAGGAGTTCCCTGGCGCCGGCGCGCTGTGTGCTGCGCCTTGAAGGAACGGGGGCACTCTTCCTGGCACTGGAGTTTCATACGCTGCGGGAAGTGTTGGCTTCGGGCACCTTGGGCGATCGCCTCAGTCAGATTGCCCAGACCCATGATCTGCAACTGGAAGCTGCCGCCCCCCTAGGCATGACCCTCAACCCCACCCCCGATCAAGTGATTCTCAAAATCGGCGTGCCATTGCAGGAGATGTTGCCCACCCTCAGCCAGCTTCAACAGTTGGCAAGGGAATTGGCCTGCGAGTGCCGCGGCGAAATGAGTGCAGGGGTCGGTTATGCCTATCTCCACGGACAGGAGGATAATCTCCGTCAACTCATTCTCAGGCTACGCCAAGGCTTACCCCGGGGCTATGTCACCCTCTTAGCTGCACCCCTCAGCCTCAAGGGGCAACTGGATCCTTGGGACTATCGCGGCAACGCCCTTGAATTGATGCGGAATCTTAAGCAACAATTGGATGCAAAGGGTGTCTTTGGCACTGGGGTTTTTGTCGGCAATCTCTAG
- the def gene encoding peptide deformylase, with the protein MAASLAVEKKKLKNPPLQLHYLGDRVLRQPAKRVSKVDDSIRDIARKMLQTMYSADGIGLAAPQVGINKQILVIDIHPDDPEAEPLVMINPVIKDFSEELEVCQEGCLSIPGVYLEVRRPAMVEVSYKDEWGRPQVIMAGGLLARAIQHEIDHLTGVMFVDRVENQALLRHELKEHGFTASAVRPIAA; encoded by the coding sequence ATGGCTGCATCTCTGGCTGTCGAAAAGAAAAAGTTAAAAAATCCGCCCCTACAACTGCACTATTTGGGCGATCGCGTGCTCCGTCAACCCGCCAAACGGGTCAGTAAAGTGGATGACAGTATCCGCGATATTGCGCGGAAAATGCTCCAAACGATGTACAGTGCCGATGGCATTGGCTTAGCGGCACCGCAGGTGGGCATCAATAAGCAAATTCTCGTCATCGATATTCATCCCGATGACCCTGAAGCGGAGCCCTTGGTGATGATTAACCCGGTCATTAAGGACTTCAGTGAAGAACTGGAGGTTTGCCAAGAGGGCTGCCTCAGTATTCCTGGGGTGTACCTAGAGGTGCGTCGTCCGGCCATGGTGGAGGTCTCCTACAAAGATGAGTGGGGTCGTCCCCAAGTGATCATGGCGGGTGGGTTGCTTGCCCGTGCGATCCAGCATGAAATTGATCACCTAACGGGGGTGATGTTTGTCGATCGCGTGGAAAACCAAGCGCTGCTGCGCCATGAACTCAAGGAGCATGGGTTTACCGCCAGTGCTGTGCGTCCCATTGCTGCCTAA